A single window of Culicoides brevitarsis isolate CSIRO-B50_1 chromosome 3, AGI_CSIRO_Cbre_v1, whole genome shotgun sequence DNA harbors:
- the LOC134834511 gene encoding tyrosine-protein kinase transmembrane receptor Ror isoform X2: MSKILYYLCFAGCFCYCLAQLPESAVDEHDEDLGIFNAPSEQVTAQPAATTTKKPAQKGRKQQQQFHDENVSLLSQPSLNPLGICQIYTGTTCENYLKNQSVFISPNITIEELEERLRNAWSVIRESRDMNPNCRGYALPSLCFSVLPVCNTPELTNHQYFAKIALYKDKKHRKNNKGTKPTESQDIFDTIAAVNRDKRALGDRHFRNYVQEMDELSDYNLYASQMTTYEAPTRNTENLQRLCKKDCELLELELCSMEYAIAKRHPTIGQKLPLEDCDELREGSTCSHTGIDIEADPHQTCYWDKGTGYRGMVNVSRSGKECMKWTKIMREIADLPELAGHNFCRNPKGQESQPWCYVDKQKTIEYCNITKCAEKMWLYIIAGTLVLALTLFLIVIIICCRKCKKKGVSNIQNINVPNADKNIYGNSRLSSPAVEMASLLNNQEGNTNPSGRPKQNAAILRVPQYRLEDVKFVEELGEGAFGKVYKGELTTKEKDKIFVAVKALKENASAKTQQDFKREIELISDLHHENIVNILGVILKKEPYCMLFEFMSEGDLHEFLISNSPNEGKSLTQLQFLYIALQICDGMTYLANHHYVHRDLAARNCLVGDNLTVKISDFGLSRDIYSSDYYRVQSKSLLPVRWMPSESILYGKFTTESDVWSYGVVLWEIYSYGLQPYYGYSNQEVINMIRARQLLPCPESCPEYVYNLMKGCWDEQAVRRPAFPEIGHRLKVWYQTQKRMEQSEQSLSSRKGSALSIASKGCERKNSMNFDASNVSVRSSINRSTKSVNTCGITEGLSGGTKRSTTDMGDMMQGAAGGTGGMIFNDASSLHHNNQYQFNGYNGNNEDAVSISNHHQRSYSRNKNQRSHSVNVDNHSIVSGSVASIVSETQSQRHLYPPPSGRSSNSLKKQGCNHHAK; encoded by the exons atgtcaaaaatcctATATTATCTGTGTTTCGCTGGATGTTTCTGTTACTGTTTGGCCCAATTGCCCGAAAGTGCAGTGGACGAGCACGACGAAGA TCTCGGGATCTTTAATGCGCCGTCGGAGCAAGTGACGGCCCAGCCAGCGGCTACCACAACGAAAAAACCCGCACAAAAGGGACggaagcagcaacaacaattcCACGACGAAAATGTATCGCTATTGAGTCAGCCATCTTTGAATCCTTTGGGAATATGCCAAATATACACGGGCACGACATGCGAGAATTATTTGAAGAATCAG AGTGTTTTCATCTCGCCCAACATCACGATCGAGGAGCTCGAGGAGAGGCTCCGGAACGCGTGGTCTGTCATCCGGGAATCGCGTGATATGAACCCAAATTGCCGCGGATATGCGTTACCCAGTTTGTGTTTCAGCGTTTTGCCGGTTTGCAATACGCCGGAACTGACAAATCACCAATATTTCGCCAAAATTGCACTGTATAAG GACAAGAAACACCGGAAGAACAACAAAGGCACCAAACCGACGGAATCGCAAGATATTTTTGACACAATTGCTGCCGTGAATCGCGATAAACGTGCATTGGGTGATCGGCATTTCCGGAATTATGTGCAAGAAATGGACGAACTTTCGGATTATAACTTGTATGCGAGTCAAATGACGACATATGAAGCCCCGACGAGAAATACGGAAAATTTGCAGCGACTTTGTAAGAAAGATTGTGAGTTATTGGAGCTGGAATTGTGTTCGATGGAATATGCGATTGCCAAGCGACATCCGACAATTGGACAAAAACTCCCTTTAGAAGATTGCGATGAATTGCGTGAGGGATCAACTTGTTCGCACACGGGCATCGATATCGAAGCAGATCCACACCAAACGTGTTACTGGGACAAGGGAACCGGATATCGTGGCATGGTAAATGTCTCGCGCAGCGGCAAGGAATGCATGAAATGGACAAAAATCATGCGAGAAATTGCGGATTTGCCAGAATTGGCAGGACATAATTTCTGCCGCAATCCCAAAGGACAGGAATCGCAACCGTGGTGCTACGTGGACAAGCAAAAAACGATTGAATATTGCAATATCACGAAATGTGCGGAGAAAATGTGGTTGTACATCATTGCAGGAACACTGGTGCTGGCATTGACTCTTTTCCTCATCGTTATTATCATCTGTTGTCgcaaatgcaagaaaaagggAGTCTCTAACATACAAAAt ataaatgtTCCGAATgccgataaaaatatttatggcaACTCCCGTTTGAGCTCCCCAGCTGTCGAAATGGCTTCGTTACTCAACAACCAAGAAGGCAACACCAATCCTTCAGGTCGTCCCAAACAAAATGCCGCAATTTTGAGAGTTCCTCAATACCGATTGGAAGACGTCAAATTCGTTGAAGAGCTTGGTGAAGGGGCTTTCGGAAAAGTGTACAAAGGAGAACTAACGACAAAGGAAAAGGACAAAATTTTCGTCGCAGTCAAAG CGCTCAAGGAAAATGCATCGGCCAAGACGCAGCAGGACTTTAAACGTGAAATCGAGCTAATCAGCGATCTGCATCACGAAAACATCGTCAATATACTCGGCGTGATACTGAAAAAGGAACCATATTGCATGTTGTTTGAGTTTATGTCGG AGGGCGATTTACATGAATTCCTCATTTCCAACTCCCCTAATGAAGGAAAATCATTGACGCAACTGCAATTTTTGTATATCG CGCTTCAAATTTGTGATGGCATGACATATTTGGCGAATCATCATTACGTGCATCGTGACTTGGCAGCCCGGAATTGCTTGGTTGGTGACAATTTGACTGTTAAGATTTCCGATTTTGGATTATCACGAGATATTTATAGCTCGGATTACTATCG tGTCCAATCAAAAAGCCTCCTGCCAGTGCGTTGGATGCCCTCAGAGTCAATCTTGTACGGAAAATTCACGACAGAAAGCGACGTTTGGTCCTACGGCGTCGTTTTGTGGGAAATTTACAGCTACGGCCTCCAGCCGTATTACGGGTACAGCAATCAAGAAGTCATCAATATGATTCGTGCGCGTCAATTATTGCCGTGTCCCGAATCGTGCCCCGAATATGTCTACAACCTCATGAAGGGCTGTTGGGACGAACAAGCGGTGCGACGTCCTGCCTTCCCGGAGATCGGGCATCGCCTGAAAGTGTGGTACCAAACGCAAAAACGCATGGAACAAAGTGAACAAAGCTTGTCCAGCAGGAAAGGCAGTGCCCTGAGTATCGCCAGCAAGGGATGCGAACGAAAAAATTCCATGAATTTCGATGCGTCCAACGTGAGTGTTCGTAGTTCAATTAATCGCAGCACAAAAAGTGTCAATACGTGCGGCATCACCGAAGGACTTTCGGGCGGAACGAAACGCAGCACGACCGATATGGGCGACATGATGCAAGGGGCAGCCGGAGGGACCGGCGGAATGATCTTCAACGATGCCAGTAGTCTGCATCACAACAACCAATATCAGTTCAACGGCTACAACGGAAATAACGAGGATGCCGTGAGCATTAGCAACCATCACCAAAGATCCTATTCGCGTAACAAAAACCAAAGATCGCATTCTGTGAATGTGGATAATCATTCGATTGTCAGCGGCAGCGTTGCGAGTATCGTGAGCGAAACGCAATCGCAGCGACATTTGTATCCGCCGCCATCGGGACGCAGTAGCAACTCGCTAAAGAAGCAGGGTTGCAATCATCATGCCAAATAG
- the LOC134834511 gene encoding tyrosine-protein kinase transmembrane receptor Ror isoform X1, translated as MSKILYYLCFAGCFCYCLAQLPESAVDEHDEDLGIFNAPSEQVTAQPAATTTKKPAQKGRKQQQQFHDENVSLLSQPSLNPLGICQIYTGTTCENYLKNQSVFISPNITIEELEERLRNAWSVIRESRDMNPNCRGYALPSLCFSVLPVCNTPELTNHQYFAKIALYKANLAVQASNNSPKRGPKKDKKHRKNNKGTKPTESQDIFDTIAAVNRDKRALGDRHFRNYVQEMDELSDYNLYASQMTTYEAPTRNTENLQRLCKKDCELLELELCSMEYAIAKRHPTIGQKLPLEDCDELREGSTCSHTGIDIEADPHQTCYWDKGTGYRGMVNVSRSGKECMKWTKIMREIADLPELAGHNFCRNPKGQESQPWCYVDKQKTIEYCNITKCAEKMWLYIIAGTLVLALTLFLIVIIICCRKCKKKGVSNIQNINVPNADKNIYGNSRLSSPAVEMASLLNNQEGNTNPSGRPKQNAAILRVPQYRLEDVKFVEELGEGAFGKVYKGELTTKEKDKIFVAVKALKENASAKTQQDFKREIELISDLHHENIVNILGVILKKEPYCMLFEFMSEGDLHEFLISNSPNEGKSLTQLQFLYIALQICDGMTYLANHHYVHRDLAARNCLVGDNLTVKISDFGLSRDIYSSDYYRVQSKSLLPVRWMPSESILYGKFTTESDVWSYGVVLWEIYSYGLQPYYGYSNQEVINMIRARQLLPCPESCPEYVYNLMKGCWDEQAVRRPAFPEIGHRLKVWYQTQKRMEQSEQSLSSRKGSALSIASKGCERKNSMNFDASNVSVRSSINRSTKSVNTCGITEGLSGGTKRSTTDMGDMMQGAAGGTGGMIFNDASSLHHNNQYQFNGYNGNNEDAVSISNHHQRSYSRNKNQRSHSVNVDNHSIVSGSVASIVSETQSQRHLYPPPSGRSSNSLKKQGCNHHAK; from the exons atgtcaaaaatcctATATTATCTGTGTTTCGCTGGATGTTTCTGTTACTGTTTGGCCCAATTGCCCGAAAGTGCAGTGGACGAGCACGACGAAGA TCTCGGGATCTTTAATGCGCCGTCGGAGCAAGTGACGGCCCAGCCAGCGGCTACCACAACGAAAAAACCCGCACAAAAGGGACggaagcagcaacaacaattcCACGACGAAAATGTATCGCTATTGAGTCAGCCATCTTTGAATCCTTTGGGAATATGCCAAATATACACGGGCACGACATGCGAGAATTATTTGAAGAATCAG AGTGTTTTCATCTCGCCCAACATCACGATCGAGGAGCTCGAGGAGAGGCTCCGGAACGCGTGGTCTGTCATCCGGGAATCGCGTGATATGAACCCAAATTGCCGCGGATATGCGTTACCCAGTTTGTGTTTCAGCGTTTTGCCGGTTTGCAATACGCCGGAACTGACAAATCACCAATATTTCGCCAAAATTGCACTGTATAAGGCCAATTTAGCGGTGCAAGCGAGCAATAACAGTCCCAAACGTGGTCCAAAGAAGGACAAGAAACACCGGAAGAACAACAAAGGCACCAAACCGACGGAATCGCAAGATATTTTTGACACAATTGCTGCCGTGAATCGCGATAAACGTGCATTGGGTGATCGGCATTTCCGGAATTATGTGCAAGAAATGGACGAACTTTCGGATTATAACTTGTATGCGAGTCAAATGACGACATATGAAGCCCCGACGAGAAATACGGAAAATTTGCAGCGACTTTGTAAGAAAGATTGTGAGTTATTGGAGCTGGAATTGTGTTCGATGGAATATGCGATTGCCAAGCGACATCCGACAATTGGACAAAAACTCCCTTTAGAAGATTGCGATGAATTGCGTGAGGGATCAACTTGTTCGCACACGGGCATCGATATCGAAGCAGATCCACACCAAACGTGTTACTGGGACAAGGGAACCGGATATCGTGGCATGGTAAATGTCTCGCGCAGCGGCAAGGAATGCATGAAATGGACAAAAATCATGCGAGAAATTGCGGATTTGCCAGAATTGGCAGGACATAATTTCTGCCGCAATCCCAAAGGACAGGAATCGCAACCGTGGTGCTACGTGGACAAGCAAAAAACGATTGAATATTGCAATATCACGAAATGTGCGGAGAAAATGTGGTTGTACATCATTGCAGGAACACTGGTGCTGGCATTGACTCTTTTCCTCATCGTTATTATCATCTGTTGTCgcaaatgcaagaaaaagggAGTCTCTAACATACAAAAt ataaatgtTCCGAATgccgataaaaatatttatggcaACTCCCGTTTGAGCTCCCCAGCTGTCGAAATGGCTTCGTTACTCAACAACCAAGAAGGCAACACCAATCCTTCAGGTCGTCCCAAACAAAATGCCGCAATTTTGAGAGTTCCTCAATACCGATTGGAAGACGTCAAATTCGTTGAAGAGCTTGGTGAAGGGGCTTTCGGAAAAGTGTACAAAGGAGAACTAACGACAAAGGAAAAGGACAAAATTTTCGTCGCAGTCAAAG CGCTCAAGGAAAATGCATCGGCCAAGACGCAGCAGGACTTTAAACGTGAAATCGAGCTAATCAGCGATCTGCATCACGAAAACATCGTCAATATACTCGGCGTGATACTGAAAAAGGAACCATATTGCATGTTGTTTGAGTTTATGTCGG AGGGCGATTTACATGAATTCCTCATTTCCAACTCCCCTAATGAAGGAAAATCATTGACGCAACTGCAATTTTTGTATATCG CGCTTCAAATTTGTGATGGCATGACATATTTGGCGAATCATCATTACGTGCATCGTGACTTGGCAGCCCGGAATTGCTTGGTTGGTGACAATTTGACTGTTAAGATTTCCGATTTTGGATTATCACGAGATATTTATAGCTCGGATTACTATCG tGTCCAATCAAAAAGCCTCCTGCCAGTGCGTTGGATGCCCTCAGAGTCAATCTTGTACGGAAAATTCACGACAGAAAGCGACGTTTGGTCCTACGGCGTCGTTTTGTGGGAAATTTACAGCTACGGCCTCCAGCCGTATTACGGGTACAGCAATCAAGAAGTCATCAATATGATTCGTGCGCGTCAATTATTGCCGTGTCCCGAATCGTGCCCCGAATATGTCTACAACCTCATGAAGGGCTGTTGGGACGAACAAGCGGTGCGACGTCCTGCCTTCCCGGAGATCGGGCATCGCCTGAAAGTGTGGTACCAAACGCAAAAACGCATGGAACAAAGTGAACAAAGCTTGTCCAGCAGGAAAGGCAGTGCCCTGAGTATCGCCAGCAAGGGATGCGAACGAAAAAATTCCATGAATTTCGATGCGTCCAACGTGAGTGTTCGTAGTTCAATTAATCGCAGCACAAAAAGTGTCAATACGTGCGGCATCACCGAAGGACTTTCGGGCGGAACGAAACGCAGCACGACCGATATGGGCGACATGATGCAAGGGGCAGCCGGAGGGACCGGCGGAATGATCTTCAACGATGCCAGTAGTCTGCATCACAACAACCAATATCAGTTCAACGGCTACAACGGAAATAACGAGGATGCCGTGAGCATTAGCAACCATCACCAAAGATCCTATTCGCGTAACAAAAACCAAAGATCGCATTCTGTGAATGTGGATAATCATTCGATTGTCAGCGGCAGCGTTGCGAGTATCGTGAGCGAAACGCAATCGCAGCGACATTTGTATCCGCCGCCATCGGGACGCAGTAGCAACTCGCTAAAGAAGCAGGGTTGCAATCATCATGCCAAATAG
- the LOC134834623 gene encoding uncharacterized protein LOC134834623, which translates to MSDSAARGRGHLALSRHKLGSWNTLLEFLPKDPNKNDDESAVTVALEPKDKDAHANTFVSRLDEHLMGLYGLFPETDKFSAVVCDCGSIVKPQGFKNHLARNHSSSTNGGLRASKSDSLYFSNYATTSSSSNNGSSLRSRDKDNNYSSSNSPASSTSSTPVKNPEDFSGILPNSSNVVVKHKHKHKSESSKSSSSSSKYKSKSGSISHHSSDSQPGTDKQVPEFIVNATSTSLDSSTYTFSASKTTGSGATTVTSSSSSSSKSSKGRHRHSKHSKKAADIYDPDKHCGVLSHASSEEGGKPCVRSFSCKIHSVQQRREVLGRSRSFDALLLEMGREPPPEIISIDIESNSSSCSSVMEKQSETSEALRIKEQIELPTIVLRKLEHDVVQGIDNRAIAELLEKNAIVVKKEEPMELQVMEPNAQMDVQNADQMPPQELFELISQVEDAAENEQNILTMEQLTNLVEETNKNDMFQMGTTELHCRTIAFPLSVFYLMKNNVPTSTFVQQPLLEQPGRTEMKFDNSTFQTLDSSEQLGQYYDPTNNQIRFDLGTSNDANTANLQNFSAAMTTKPSHDLLSNILTLQELVPLVPDNYCDVYAKVCDQNLLSDCSSLFPMLTTVHDADHVSDKQQFETDYRAIKSCLYPNLPKPSAVNTFGLKRMGGGSTISRKALYLRKTLLVDSDKKFKLKTEGTNYATANVQSPHGMLLTSSAAVNKGRKRSFLASTAVAKQKASDLLAGHRLQNSFTNDTNKMDIDSNLDEILQPASKRQLFVSRY; encoded by the exons ATGAGTGATTCGGCTGCTCGGGGACGCGGACATTTAGCTTTAAGTCGCCACAAACTCGGATCATGGAACACActtcttgaatttttgccAAAGGACCCCAATAAGAATGACGATGAAAGTGCCGTCACCGTCGCCCTCGAGCCAAAGGACAAAGATG CGCACGCCAACACTTTCGTTAGTCGTCTGGACGAGCATTTGATGGGATTGTATGGGCTCTTTCCGGAAACAGACAAATTCTCGGCCGTCGTTTGCGATTGTGGGTCCATCGTAAAGCCGCAAGGATTCAAAAATCACCTCGCTCGGAATCACTCGTCATCCACAAATGGAGGATTGAGGGcttcaa AATCCGATTCCTTGTACTTTTCCAATTACGCGACGACCAGTTCCAGCAGTAATAATGGGAGTTCTTTGCGTAGTCGCGACAAAGACAACAATTACAGCAGTTCCAACTCCCCGGCAAGCAGTACCAGCTCAACTCCCGTCAAAAATCCGGAAGATTTTTCCGGCATCCTACCAAATTCCTCAAATGTTGTCGTGAAGCACAAACATAAACACAAGAGTGAGAGCAGCAAATCCAGCAGCAGTAGCAGCAAGTACAAGTCGAAGTCCGGCTCAATTTCGCATCATTCGAGCGACTCGCAGCCCGGCACGGACAAGCAAGTTCCCGAATTTATCGTGAATGCGACGTCAACTTCGCTGGATTCCAGCACGTATACTTTTTCTGCCAGCAAAACGACTGGAAGTGGCGCCACAACTGTTAcctcgtcatcgtcgtcatcgaGCAAGTCGTCAAAGGGTCGACATCGCCATAGCAAGCACAGCAAAAAAGCCGCAGATATCTACGATCCGGACAAGCATTGTGGCGTTTTGAGTCATGCGTCGTCGGAAGAAGGCGGAAAACCCTGCGTTCGATCGTTTTCCTGCAAAATTCATTCGGTACAGCAACGACGCGAAGTTCTCGGGCGTTCCAGATCCTTCGATGCGCTGTTACTGGAAATGGGTCGCGAGCCACCACCGGAAATTATCTCGATCGATATCGAAAGTAACAGCAGTTCGTGTTCGAGCGTCATGGAAAAGCAGTCGGAAACGAGCGAGGCACTGCGAATTAAGGAGCAAATCGAGTTACCGACAATAGTTTTGCGCAAATTGGAACATGATGTCGTGCAAGGGATCGATAATCGGGCGATTGCTGAACTTTTGGAGAAAAACGCGATTGTGGTGAAGAAAGAGGAGCCCATGGAGCTGCAAGTTATGGAGCCAAATGCACAAATGGATGTCCAAAATGCCGATCAAATGCCACCTCAGGAGCTTTTCGAGCTAATTTCGCAAGTTGAGGACGCTGCAGAGAACGAACAGAACATCCTCACGATGGAACAATTGACGAATCTCGTggaagaaacaaataaaaacgacATGTTCCAAATGGGCACGACAGAATTGCATTGTCGCACCATCGCATTTCCCCTTTCGGTCTTCtacttgatgaaaaataacgtGCCAACGAGCACTTTTGTGCAGCAGCCACTCCTCGAACAACCGGGTCGCACCGAAATGAAGTTCGACAACTCGACATTCCAAACACTCGATTCATCCGAACAACTTGGACAGTATTACGATCCCACAAACAATCAAATTCGCTTCGATCTCGGCACCTCCAACGACGCCAACACCgcgaatttgcaaaatttctcGGCGGCAATGACGACAAAGCCGAGTCACGATTTGCTCTCTAACATTTTGACGTTGCAGGAATTGGTGCCGCTCGTTCCCGACAACTACTGTGATGTCTACGCCAAAGTCTGTGATCAAAATCTCCTCTCCGACTGCTCGTCATTGTTTCCGATGCTCACCACGGTGCACGATGCCGATCACGTGAGCGACAAACAGCAGTTTGAGACGGATTATCGCGCGATCAAGTCCTGCTTGTATCCGAATTTGCCAAAACCGTCTGCCGTTAATACGTTTGGACTGAAACGCATGGGCGGCGGATCGACGATATCGCGCAAGGCACTGTACTTGAGGAAGACACTGCTCGTCGATagtgataagaaatttaaattaaag acTGAGGGAACTAACTACGCCACTGCAAACGTACAATCACCACATGGAATGCTTCTAACCTCATCTGCCG CCGTCAACAAAGGTCGTAAACGCTCATTTTTGGCAAGCACAGCGGTAGCTAAGCAAAAAGCCTCCGATCTCCTGGCAGGTCACCGTTTACAAAACTCATTCACGAACGACACGAACAAAATGGACATTGACTCCAATTTGGATGAAATTCTTCAGCCTGCTTCCAAACGGCAGCTCTTTGTCTCGCGTTACtag